CTTACTCTAATACATAACATAAAGGTAAATTGTCTTTTGTCTTTCTATTGTGTATGGGCATGACTAGCCATGCACACCTGCACATCACACACCTAAAAGGTTATGCACGGGTGTACACTCCTTGGAGTCATGGTCATGCATCTTAATCTAAGACTAACATCACCTTAATGTTGAATAACATCTGTTAACTTGAATCTAACTCATCACGATCATGTATTCCATTTACTTATGACCGTGCACCCTCATAGGCCATGTACAAGCTTGCACCCCATAGTGCATGATCATACATGacctaattacataatactTATAGGTGTACACCTATGCATAGTTAAGTCGTCTTTTACCTAGGATATATATGATCATGCACCTTTATATTTACGATCATGCATTGCTATTGATCTTACATTTCTAGCATTTTTCAATGTACAAAGTATAGTCTTCATgtcttaaaatatgaaaaataagtcTCCAAGCATCCTAAAACATAATTCTAATCCTATTGGCACTACCAATATGCATCAACATAATAGATCTCCACAAAATTCGAAACTTATATCCATTACACATATATATCATGTTTATGCAGTTTTCCAGATCATCAtaaacatgcaaatgccaaCGATTCTATTATACTCCCTAACATATCTGTCTATTAACATTCAAATAACAATCATAGAGCCAATTATATTCATTCATGTAAGATcgaaattaaaaatacaagttgCTCTACTTGGACCCTGGTGACAAACTAATCTTTGCGTGGTTACTGGTGCTACCGCTAGTGTTGATTCTTCTCAGTGGCTTTTGGTCACTCAAAAATCTCTCCCACTTTTTCAAGACTTAAATAGGtgaaaacatttatttatttattaattgtatgCAAGAAACGGGGGACATTCATTTGCTAGtctttttatcattcaaataatattctttaagtttgttgtaacttttttttatcaatttatactAAGTTCAAACCAAAGAAAATGTAAGGTAATGTATTGTTGGTATGTACACATTGGTGAAGGATCGAGAAGGTAATGTttgagaatatattattataaatatgcaattgattacaaaaaaaaaaaatcaaaatgtataaacatgcattgaaaatacaaaaaaaaaaaggttcctAATGACAAAGTCCCTTAAGGGATATTTTACCGTTCAATGAAAAGTGAAATTATGGGCTACCCCTATGTCCTTCCAAGTAGTAGTTTCttcaaaaaatctatttaagaCTCACCAAACTTGTTCAAGTCTCATGTTTTTTACTTTGACTCAATGTGCAcactttttcttttatggtCTGAGGCCACCTTCATTCTTATGTTTGTTCTTTGTAGTTTTGACCCAAGAAAGAAAACTCATGCTCTAGGAAATGAAGCCAAATCGCATAAAAGACTTCCAAAACTATGTCCCTAGCACGATTCTTAATCTTAGCCTTAAAAGCTAGGAACTTTCCTTTCAATTCCTTATCCTTATGAAAATTCAATTCCTCGTCCTCACGAAGAATATCATTCAACCTACCTTCTAGATGTTTAATCCACACTCTAAGTTCCCTAGTATTTTCTCTCTCAGACTAAATAAACCTATGAAGTTTGTGATTATAAGCCTAAAAAGCACGCATCTGATCATTTCGTTGTCACACGTGCGCATCTGATCTTTCTTTAGAGACTCTTCTTTGGCTTTAAACTACTCCACATGTGCTTTAAATTGCCCATTGTTCTCTTTCATATTTCTCTTTAGGGAAGACACCTAATCCTTAAGACATTTTGATCCCCAAAATAGTAATGCTCAAGTAAGAAAATTGACCATGCTTCATGAAAAGAGAGCAGTAATTTACTAAGTGTCTATAAATGAATACAAGATCATGGGTAAAATAAActacaaaaaagaataaatgcATAAGAATAAGAAAGAATGACATTATCCTCGTACCATCCTCcactaatttttcttttggtaaGTATCTTCCACTAAATTTTGTAGTTTTTATAAAAGCTACCAACAATAAGGTGCCtcaaataattcttttttcaaactATGACCGTATGCATGGGCCTGCTCTTCACAATGTATGGTCGTGCCCCACTCAAAAACTCCATACATTGCAACTTTTCCACTTATCTGACGTAGGATAGGATGGATGGGTGTGCACCTTTTATGCACAATTGTTCACTTGttcaaactttcatattttacTCCTAATCAAATCCTTTCTTCATgccaaatataaaaataaccttACCTTGGGACGTATTGTAAGTTTTACATTAGagatgataaaaataatctcataattatttattgctCACTTGTAGGTCACATATCAAATtactcaattttctttttgaagcgATTTAATTTCctcttttaaacaaaattttttattattttctttttccttcttttaaacaaattttcttattattttctttttccttctttttttaaatgtggATATTACGATATTTCCTTTGCTTTGATCAATTGGTTGGCATTGAGATGGACCTGAATGAAGCAATTAGTGACAGAGTAAAAGCAAATACGCAACAAGAAGTAAACTAAGGGGAAAATAGTCCAGCGTGATGCCGAAATGGTGCATTTGTATGTTTATCTAGAAGAACCCAAAAGTTACCTGAAACTGTTGTATTTATGTAAATCATCTTTTCAAATCGTAGAAACATGAACCATTCCATATAATTTAACTGTCAATTCAGTAATGATCAAATTTAGTTTTTCTTGTGTATAAAGTATGGTTGAACTGCTCTGTATGAGAGGCGCTTCATAGCAGGGGCTTTGCCAGAATTTGTTAAATAGAAACTCTACTGTCATGAAGACGTATACTACTAAGACAAGCTGATTTCTAATTATACACATCATACACCTTAGTATACACaagttagaaaataaaaaggagaaaatacttccaaaaacaaaattctagCAATCATAATCTCTGCCTCTCAGCTAACATTACATGAACTTCACTGTATTCCCAGAGCTTGTATTCTCTTTATCAATGAGAAAGATGAAGCATTTCTTTGTTTCCATTCTTCcatactttctttctttctctcttcttccatGAAGCACTTGTCATTTCCATCAATTATGCTCACTATCTGCCTTATGCTTGGTCTTAATTCTGGGTTGGAGAGCGTGCATACAATTCCTAATTTTGTGAGTCTCATTAGCTCTTTATGATTATACTCTCCATTCAACCTTGAATCAACTAAATCTTCCAATGGTCTTTTCTGTGCCTCAAATTCACGAACTCTTTTTATAAGTAGCACCTCTGGTCGCCTGAAGTCAACTGCCATCTGTCCACTAACCAACTCAAGCAGAACCAcaccaaaactataaacatccgCTGCTGTGGTTGCTTCACCAGATTCTATATACTCCGGTGACATGTAACCAAAAATCCCACGAACAGTTCTGTTTCCTTTAGTAGCTTGGTGATGATGACCATGGTCATTGTGGGTTAAGAATTCCGCCAGGGCAAAGGAACTGAGCCGTGGGTTCATGTCTGGATCAAGAATAATGGCAGAGGAGGTAATGTTTCTGTGAATAACTTGTTCATCCCATTCCTTGTGGAGATAAAGAATGGCAGAAGCAAGTGACTTGACAATGTTGTATCTTTGATGCCATCGCAAAAGAGAATTCCCAATTTTATGATTATGAGGGAAGAGGAGGTGACTAAGAAGACGATTTGCtaagtaatcatatacaacaaGCATCTCCCCTTGCTCAGTGCACCAACCACACAGCTGAACCAGATTGCGGTGCCGGAGCCTCCCTAAATTTTGTAGCTCATCAGCAAATCGTGCCCGCAATGCAGGGCATTTAttcatgccaagcctcttcacCAGGACATGATGCCGATTCTCGAGAATACCATGGTAGGCAGTTCCAAAGTCCAACTCTGCGACCCTCTGAGAATCTGAGAAGTTGTTTGTGGCAGAAATGATTTCTTTGAAAGATATTTCCCTTGGAGTTTCAACCATGAAGAAAGTACTTCGCCGCTGACTTCTGTTAACCTGTGGCTTAGAATCACTGCTTTCAAATTCAGCAGTTGCATATATAGTTTCTCCTTGTGCAGTGATATAGTTTGATGAAGTGGATGTAACTGTGGTGTTGGACCGTGTTGAATTGGTGGAAGCAGTAGTTGTTGTGTTGCCTGGAGAAGACAAAGAAATGTAAAGAGGGTGTGACTGAAACGATGGGAGAGCTGGTAAATTGGCTACATTATGATTGCCAGAAAGTGCTTCAACAACCCATTTCATGCTTGGCCGCAAGTGTGGATTATGCAGTGTGCAGAGAAGCCCCAGATGAATGAAACCCTCCATCTCAGAAAGCTTGTAAGATCCATCTTTCAGCCGATTATCCCCAGCTTTTAAAAGCTTATCGTTGTCCGATAGCCTCCGGATCCAATCAAGAAGAATGATCTGATCATCTGAATATGTGAGATCCACCGCCCGCCTCCCCGAAACCACCTCAAGCACCACAATTCCAAAGCTGAAAACATCAGATTTCGCTGTAGCAACATTTCCTTTCTGGAAACTCTCCGGAGGTAAGTACCCAATTGTGCCTCCAATCCTAGTGGTTTCTGCCAAGTTGAATTGGTGGTTTTTCATTGATGGCGTCCTGGTTTGGTACGCGAGTTCATGTTCAAGCCACCGAGCCAAGCCAAAGTCGCCAAGCCTGGCATTATAATGAGAATCAAGCATCACATTACTCGTCTTCACATCGCGGTGAATGATCTGAGTCTCAAGCTGCTCATGAAGGTAATATAATGCAGCTGCTAACCCACCAATGATTTTCTTCCTACGCTCCCAATTCAAAGGCGCTGCCTCCGGTTTTTCGGGCCGCCGGAAAAGTACTCTGTCAAGACTGCGGTTAGGCATGTAGTCATAAACAAGAAGCAACTGGTCTTCATGTACACACCAGCCTCTTAACCGGACAAGATTCCTGTGGCGAAGATGAGCAACTGCAACCAACTCCGCCGCAAAAGTCTTCTCAAACCGCTCTCCTTTCTCCGCCAAACATTTCACAGCAACAACCGTTCCATCGCTAGGTAAAACCGCTCTATACACTTTGCCAAAACCTCCACTTCCaagaacttcatcttcattAAATCCATTAGAGCCTATATACAGTTCAGCATAGCTAAAAATCCTGGGATTGTCTCCCCCAACTTTCTCAGATATCTGCACTCCCTCCAGGTCATGAAACACTCCAGAATGCTGGTTTTTCGGCACAGCAGGGTAACAAAAGCTGACCCAGTTTGCCTCATACACACGGCGCAATGTATCACCaatgaaaccaaaaaattgaCCTCCACAACTGCGCTGAGAATGTTTCTTCGGGGGTTCTTTGGAGGGGGTGTAGGCTTCGATTTCGTCAGCATCAGCTGGTAACAAGAAACAAAGACGGCTGAGGCGCATGGTGAAATTGCCAGAGAATGGCTCAGAGAAGGGAGCAGTTGAATAACATTAAGAAAAGAGGAATGAGGGAGATTTTTGGATAAATGACAATGTTTTATAGAGGATTGAAGGTgtacaaattattcaacacGGTTAGGTTGCATTGTTGAATTTGTAATTGCAAACTATCAACCGCCCAACAAAGAAGGAACCTACTCTGCATGACGTATGTATACAAAAACACAAGGGAGTATCTAAATTCTGCGTAGTTTTTTTTCACTGCAACTTCATGGTTATACTATGCAGCATTTTACATAAGTGTTTAGTATTCTGGAATTTTAGCCAAAGTCAATACATCATTTCACatgagaattgaaattttcaacttCCGAAAATCACCgacttttttataaataaataatcataaattatttgatcTTGGGAGTGAAAATATCCTGCCAGAGAACTTgatgcattattattatttaataaaataaataaaataatattaataacaaaaaattaattactagaATAACCTATAAATACCAAACATCCCATGGATGTTAAATAACATTCTCTCCATTTGATTTCAATTATGGTTAccaacatattaattttattcataatattttttttttggttgattttatagtcttattgacaatttaaaaaaaattaatacttttctaaaattataaaaaaaaaaaccttaaaatagtataaaatctttataaaaaaatttcataaatgtttaaaatgcCTCTcagtgtattttttaaaaaatatttcaaaaaattgctATAACATTTAAGATCtgttttaaatacaaataattaataaaaagagtGATTATATGGGATAatgaaagtaaatataatattatttatataatctttatatataaataataatatattattacataattaaataattaaacataaaaataaaataatatataattatataataaaataatattatttatatataaaattatatacataattttatggtaAAATAAACGGGACCATAGATGTTAAAACGCGTTGGAAGTACagcattaaaattaaaattgaaattgtggATAGGTTTGGTGAGAAGTCAATAACTCGCGAGCCTTTTGCTTATTACGAACCATTCAAATAGACAAAGAAAGGCAacattaattcatttataaagaATAAGGTGCTATCATATCATGCcagtaaaacaattttatttcaacatcCAAAATGCCCACTTTCACGTCAATTTCATTTCTTAAGTTTACGCTGGTgcaataaattaatttgcacCAACTCTTTCACATAATTATCTACCGATGTTACAAAAGAGTTGTGATGAAACTGGAATGGAGAATGTCCATGTGTTTCATAGAGTTGATTCAGATGTTTGAACAAAATTACATCTATAGAGAGATTCTTTGTAAAGTGAGTTTAAAAGATTTTCAGAGGAATTCTAAAgagatataatttttctttgtctCTCTTCTAAACCTAAGTTGAGAGAGTGTTCTTATCATCCAATGATATATGGTGTCTAAAGGTTTTCCTTTATTAGCATATTTGTTCGATTAAGGATATAGGTGTAGAGtcaaaattaaaacatgttaGACATAGTTGGGTGTAATGtcattactttatatttaatatcatacATGTCATCTAACTAAATCAATCACTTTATATTTAATGCAATACAATTTGTTTAGTTGATACGGTGACGATTTTACTTATTTGTCTATACcattaacttgaatattttatttaatgatagaTACGTAACTATAATCAAACAATGTAAATCTTTTCTTAAAGAAGATATATCATTcttgttatattaatatagAAACTCCTCTATTCATGTTACTTGATTATGTGTGTTCAAATGGTGTGAATTATCTATACATCTTTAATATGAGTTTTTTATACATTTATGATGATGTATCGGATTGTTAGAATATTCTGTATACATTATATACCTGCCAAGCGGTAGCCAAGTGTTACATGAGGTACAATTGATAGGGGTAGGTTTTATCGTTGCTAAAGTTTCAAATGGGTTTGATGAGTTAAAAGTTCATTTAAATTAGATGAGTTGGATTTGGTGGTACCATGTCATTCAATGACTTTAGACGCAAAGATTGATTTATGAATTGAAATTCGGAGcttaaaatgtatattttatttatccatgatgtgatatcatttaatatgaaatatattttatatatgttattagaAAGTATAAGACAAACTTTCTAATAGGGTTTTGATATATTTCtagagatttttttattttattttaaggcTTTTTTTATGCTACTTTTAAGAAGGTCTGCTTCATATATAGCAAACTCAAAACCATAAACGAAAAAAGAAGCTcgataatattaataatctgTTTCAAATTGTGTTTAAAATGAGAGCATTAggtaagaaaaatatgaaaattaatagTCATATTTTGTTGAACAGTCTAGCGAATAAATGCTAATTAATTAAGGAGAGAAGGAAATGAAAGGATGTAAGTGGGTGAAGCTAACATCTTCTTGGTAAGAAAGGAATAGCAGTAGCAGGAATAGCTCAACAATTAAATGGAGAACATAATAAACGTTTTGATGACACAGCATTGATTATAAGcactttaaaaactttaattttgtaGAAGATAAATTTCACTtatcaaatcaatcaataaaaattcaatacagtatcaaattatatactgtcatgttattttgtatgaaaaaattagaaaaaaaagtttgtttataaagtttttatttgaaaatttaagttgaatttagGTCTACAACTAAGAATTTCCATATAAAACAAATGAATATGAATAATTGGGAAGTGAGCAAGGAAATTCGAATCTCCCTCATTCATGTGAAGCAcatatgaaacaaaagaaataaatgagaGGATAGAGGTGAGAGAGGTGTTGATTTAGGGGCAGGTATGGTGGGGACAAATGGGGGAATTGAGCAATGAATGGTGGGCAGAAATTCATGCCGGGATTTGTCttcaaataacaacaaaattttcaaatgaaggTAGTTTTGAATTAGTTGGATTGGGTTGTCTACTTGGGATTGTTTTACATCTAAATCTCACCTTTTCGCTCTGGTTGGAGATGATTTCATTAGTTTCCTATTTAAGAGGTGGGGCATTCTTTACATGACATTCTTTCATACTTTATGACACCAATTTCAACTTTCAAGTCCACGTTTGTCAAGATACCCTATATGCTTTCTTAGCGGTGGGCATATATTAGATTCCTGTTGaatcttataattttgaattttttttttttttaaattcaaatttcaaacctTGACACATAACTAGACATGCAAATAGGCTAGGTTAGGCTAGTCTCGGGCTCGAAGCACAAAAAAATGACCCAGCCAAGAAGGGCATAACCTTGATACTGTAGTAAACTAGGCTGAGCCGTGCCAGCCTGTGTgccataattatttaaaaataaataactaaataataattatgatataaatatttattttctattaaaattaacgggtTAGCCTGTTTAAGGCCTAACATGATCTGAAGGCCTACAATTGTGCGTGCCTTAGGCCTGGTGGGCTGCATTGGAGCCACCCCAGTCTATTGATGCCTCTATATTAGACTCTTACTAAAACAATGAATCGCATGATTTTTACATATCTTACGAGGTCATATTAACTTTCAATTAATTGTTATACATCAGAGCTATTAGGTTATGGGTTGATCATATTGTGTCATGCCTTATTTAGCGTGACTTGCTAGGTTCATGAGTCATGAAAATATGTAACATCATAATGgaataaatgagatgaaatgCTTACATCCAATATCATAGGATAGATGAAATGCTTGGCAATATCTCTTCTCAAAACTCTGGTAATCTTGTAGTAAAAATATGTAATTGATTCTCTCAAtctccaaataaaataaaataaaaagcaaaagagAGTGATATGTATAAGTGTATGGGCATTGTGTTCTTAATCAACTCATCATTGTTATCATCATCAACCTCTCCTACCCAATGGAAAGTTATTTGTAAGGGTGGAAAATTAACTAGTGGAAAAATGCTTTCCACTATTGAGCAATTATCACGCATTCACCAAGTAAGTGCTACACACAAAGTAATTGCACTCATGGGTGCCAATaaccaatatctcccactcatgCATTCTGCATGAGGTCGTCAAAACTATTTCCTCAAATTATTCATGAGATTATTCATACAAGTCAATGCCCTAGATCCATCTTCCCTTCAATCCTCATGTCATTCTAGTTAAAACTAACCGTTTTTCCAACTATGTTCTGTAACACTAAACATTCATGACCAAAAGTACCATGTCAAAGTAGTTGAACATTAGTTTATCACTTCATGACTGTTAGGGTTGTGTCAATCATCACCTTCTATAGTTTAGGTAATTGAAAAACCCCGTGAATGGATAAAAGGAACCTAAGGGGGTGAAtaggtattttaaaaattttaatacacaaaCAATTAATACACATaaccaacaaaaataaatgcttAAATATGAAGAGTATAGATAAGAAGAGCTCAATTATAGTCGTTTGAAACTTTCTCTTGCAAGTCTCCTACGtccattttttcaaacaaaCTACGTTAGAGTTCCATTATTACTTCAAATCTTTTTAAAAGTAGTTTCACTAGGATTTCACCCAATACAATAGTTGAATCAAGATTTCACCCACAAGTGTTTGAAATATGAAGATATTGTGTGCTAAAGTCTTTCAAAGGCAAATTACATAAGGTTAAGTACAAGGTTTCTTTCAAAGATTTAAGTTTGAGCTCagtaagagaaagaaataagatAGCAATGAAGAATGTTAGCTAAGAATTATCACAATATGTTTTTTCTAACCTTTTTTCACTTCAAACTTGATTAATTTACAGAGTTGATGTGACTGAAAATGCAATATTTTTGTTAGGGATGAAAAACTAGTTGTTTATTTtctgaaaatgatgttttactCTTAAAACAACTTTGGCACTGGTGGCCTATTCAAATGGCATACCTAGGACTAAGTTTTATGGCTTAAGGTCAACCTCGTTCATAGTTCCTAATAAATAGCTTTAAATGCTTGCATCACAAAAGGAATAGACAACATGTCTTTGGCATGGGGAGTTTCCACTTTAAGTCTTTACTTAGCTTTAAATGCTTGCATCACAAAAGGAATAGACAACATGTCTTTGGCATGGGGAGCTTCCACTTTAAGtctttacattttaaaaatttcagaaGCCAACACTATATACATGCTGACATGAAGCATGACATGTGTATCGCCTTGATTTTTCACATGGCACAAGAGACACTTCTCTAGCATGACTGAACATGAATTTTTTACTTTGACCTTGGTTGACTTCCTTGCATGATAAACTTCCTCGGTTTCCTTTCACAAATGACCAATCGCGGGCAACTTCTTGAAGAGGTACGATTGAACAagcattttatttatttttcaaatttgccCTTTCCTTGAATGACTTAGCTTTGCTTGGTTCTAGGTTGTCTTTGTCATGCATGACTTGGAAGTAATTTGGCACAGGTGGCTTCTAGGAGGGCACAACTGGACAAGACTAAATATATCTTAGGACAAATTCTAGAAGCCAAAATGAGTTACACACGGGTCAAGCATGACTTCATGTTCGACTTGATTTTCTTCATAAGCCAAGGATGCCACAAGAAGAGCAAGTCATTCTCGGATAGGGAATTTTGAGTCTTGGAAAGGTCTTTGGgcttaaaagtatattttatagtaCTTAAAGACTAAAGTTAAATAATCCTAAAAGATTTTAGATGTATGTGAAAATATGAGATTTCATTTATCTAATTGGATTATCTAAGCCCAATTCAAATTATTGCATATGTTGATTGTATGGTGGATAAGGATTTTGTCATATTCTTATCCACGCTCATGATTTtggtttattgataaatatcATAGGATTGGAATCAAAAGAGACCACCTAATCCAAGTGTAAGGATTAGGTGGGACAATGCAAGCTTAGGCATGACTTATGCATGGCCCGAGCATGACCAATTATAAAAGGCCAAGACTACTCAATCCAAGTACAAGGACCAGGGGGACAATGCAAGCTTAGGCATGTCTTAAGGCAATGTACAACTGGTCTATACACATGGATTGGTGGGCAAGGCCAAGACAACCTTGTCCTTAGACATGATTGGGCGGGCCTATGAGTGTGTATAAATACATCTTCTCTCACACATTTTACTTTTTGCATTTACCTTAGTCATATAGAGAAGACCACCCATTCTAATCATATAAACCACAACCATCCTCAAGTTCTAGTAGACTCCAAGCATAATTTATGGCCTATGTTCCATTCATGCTTCATGTAGATGAAGGTACAAGTTTATGTTTGGTCTTAGAGTGACTTCACTACTTTTCTCCATCAATGACAGATGAAAGAGCCACCTATATAGGTATATCTTTAAACACTTTATATGTGTTTAATTGTATGTTTGTCAATTAATCATTCTACCAAGTGATCCAAAGTAGGATTTGTGGTGATGTTTGCAAAAAATTTTGGATCTAATGGACTCATAGTATGAAGTACAATATTGGATCCAATGGACTCATAGTGAAGAGTCACAAATCCCTACAACATAGGGATTTCGTTTCATCACAACCTATTATTCATTTCGTTGTTAAATGCCACAAATCCCTACAACATAGTCAAGAGTCACAAAGGTCAATAATTTGGTACAATATTGGATCTAATGGACTCATAGTGAAGAAACATGAATCCATTCTTTCACCTCTATTGATGGTCACTAAACACATGTTGTATGAAGTACAAGATATAGTGAAGTAACATTTTCAAGTAAAAGGTTTATGCCATATTTCTATATTGGACCCTTAggtattttgatgatga
Above is a genomic segment from Mangifera indica cultivar Alphonso chromosome 3, CATAS_Mindica_2.1, whole genome shotgun sequence containing:
- the LOC123210979 gene encoding receptor like protein kinase S.2-like gives rise to the protein MRLSRLCFLLPADADEIEAYTPSKEPPKKHSQRSCGGQFFGFIGDTLRRVYEANWVSFCYPAVPKNQHSGVFHDLEGVQISEKVGGDNPRIFSYAELYIGSNGFNEDEVLGSGGFGKVYRAVLPSDGTVVAVKCLAEKGERFEKTFAAELVAVAHLRHRNLVRLRGWCVHEDQLLLVYDYMPNRSLDRVLFRRPEKPEAAPLNWERRKKIIGGLAAALYYLHEQLETQIIHRDVKTSNVMLDSHYNARLGDFGLARWLEHELAYQTRTPSMKNHQFNLAETTRIGGTIGYLPPESFQKGNVATAKSDVFSFGIVVLEVVSGRRAVDLTYSDDQIILLDWIRRLSDNDKLLKAGDNRLKDGSYKLSEMEGFIHLGLLCTLHNPHLRPSMKWVVEALSGNHNVANLPALPSFQSHPLYISLSSPGNTTTTASTNSTRSNTTVTSTSSNYITAQGETIYATAEFESSDSKPQVNRSQRRSTFFMVETPREISFKEIISATNNFSDSQRVAELDFGTAYHGILENRHHVLVKRLGMNKCPALRARFADELQNLGRLRHRNLVQLCGWCTEQGEMLVVYDYLANRLLSHLLFPHNHKIGNSLLRWHQRYNIVKSLASAILYLHKEWDEQVIHRNITSSAIILDPDMNPRLSSFALAEFLTHNDHGHHHQATKGNRTVRGIFGYMSPEYIESGEATTAADVYSFGVVLLELVSGQMAVDFRRPEVLLIKRVREFEAQKRPLEDLVDSRLNGEYNHKELMRLTKLGIVCTLSNPELRPSIRQIVSIIDGNDKCFMEEERKKESMEEWKQRNASSFSLIKRIQALGIQ